ATCCACCGTATAAAGCAGTGAGACTGGTTCACGAAGAACATAAATAATGACACACGCCACTAAGCCCATCGCTACAGACAAACCCATCCCGATCTTCGTATATGATTTAGCATCAACTAGCCTTTTCCCACCAATTTCATACCCGACCGCAATCGTCAATGTAAACGCCATACTCATAGGCAGCATATAAAGCAAACTTGCAAAGTTAATTGCGGCTTGATGGGCGGCAATGATGACAGTGCTAAATTGGCTCATAAGAAGCGTGACTGCGGAAAAAATGCTCGTTTCAAAAAAAATCGTCAGCCCGATTGGCGTGCCAAGCAATAGCAATTCCTTCCAAACAGTAAAATCCAGGCGGTAAAAAGTAGAGAAAATCTTATAGGCTTTAAATGGTCGAACGGTATGAACAAAGTAAATCGTCACGATAAGGATAAACCAATACGTAGCTGCTGACGCATAACCTGCCCCAATGCCCCCTAATTCTGGAAACCCTGCTTTACCGAAAATAAGTAAATAATTAAACAAAAAATTGACAGGGAGCGCTAGTAAAGTAATGATCATCGTGACACGCGTCTGTCCTAGAGAATCTATAAACCCTCGGATCGCATTGTACATAAATAGCGGCACCATACCGACGGCCAGACCAATTAAATAATGTTTAGCAATGTAAGCCACTTCCTCTTCTAATGCCATAAAATTTAGGACTGGCTCAACGGCAATCAGTCCCACTAAAAAAACGAGAAGTGAGATGGCAAGAGATAAATAAATACTTTGAATTACATAAAAGGATACGCCTTCTTTTTTTTCCGCACCCATTAACTGAGAAATAATCGGTGGTAAAGCGAGTAAAATTCCTGATACACCTGTCAGTATTGGAACCCAAAGGCTTGAGCCGATAGCGACACCAGCTAAATCCTCTGCCCCTGCTCGTCCTGACATCGTCGTATCGATAAAATTCATAGCATATAACCCTACTTGTGTCACAAGGATCGGCCCCATGACTAAAAGTAAGAGCTTAATTTTTTCATTCAGTGTATGTGTTTTGTACATTCTCGTTCTCCCCCATGTTTCGTTACGACAATCATCACCTGCTTTTAGCAAGTGGCTAACGTTCCTGTCTTTAATCAACTATGTATTTTAACATATTTTACTGATTAAGTACGCTCTTCTTTCTTTTTGTGAAAAACATTATTTTTGGCGGCGTTACGACCGGATTATTTACAACCATTCAACCATAAAATGACTTGCTCCATCATTTTTTCAATGGTAAACTACACAATGAACTAACTATCGTTCGTTAGTTTTAGTTTATCACGTTTTAAGGAGGTTGGCGATGAAAACGTCAGAACAGCTTTTGCACGTAGCCCTTCAGCATTTTGCTGAACATGGTTACGAAGGAGCAAGCTTAGCACGCATGGCTGACGAGGTGGGGATTAAAAAAGCATCTATTTATAATCACTATCAAAATAAAGATGCGCTGTTTTTTTCTGCCGTAGAGTATGTTTATGAGGCTTATTTAAACTACTTAAAACGTTCATTAGAGACCAATAAATCCTTACCTACAGAAGATCGGCTATACATGATTTTAGAGGATCTTTCACATTATTTAAGTACTGAAACTGAAGGAAAGTTTTATTTCCATTTCATTCTTTTTCCACCCCCAGCTCTTGAGAAAAATGTGCATGCGCAATTTCTACAATTTGAAAAAGAGTGCGATAAGTTGCTTGCCCCCCTTTTTCAAACATTACACAATAAGCACGCGCACCAAACTACTGTACGCGAAAGGCTCGATGCTTTTTATTGCCTTCTCGATGGGTTGGCTACACAAATGTCTTATTATGATAAGGAGACTTGCGATCGAAAAAGGCAGTCATCTTGGAAACACTTCATCGCTGGCTTTATGTAATCGATGAGAAGGGAGTCACCTCATGATAGAACTACTTTGGCAATATATACTCATTTTCATTATGGCCGCCACGCCATGGCTCGAGATACTCATCGTCA
The DNA window shown above is from Salipaludibacillus agaradhaerens and carries:
- a CDS encoding TetR/AcrR family transcriptional regulator, with translation MKTSEQLLHVALQHFAEHGYEGASLARMADEVGIKKASIYNHYQNKDALFFSAVEYVYEAYLNYLKRSLETNKSLPTEDRLYMILEDLSHYLSTETEGKFYFHFILFPPPALEKNVHAQFLQFEKECDKLLAPLFQTLHNKHAHQTTVRERLDAFYCLLDGLATQMSYYDKETCDRKRQSSWKHFIAGFM
- a CDS encoding MATE family efflux transporter; this encodes MYKTHTLNEKIKLLLLVMGPILVTQVGLYAMNFIDTTMSGRAGAEDLAGVAIGSSLWVPILTGVSGILLALPPIISQLMGAEKKEGVSFYVIQSIYLSLAISLLVFLVGLIAVEPVLNFMALEEEVAYIAKHYLIGLAVGMVPLFMYNAIRGFIDSLGQTRVTMIITLLALPVNFLFNYLLIFGKAGFPELGGIGAGYASAATYWFILIVTIYFVHTVRPFKAYKIFSTFYRLDFTVWKELLLLGTPIGLTIFFETSIFSAVTLLMSQFSTVIIAAHQAAINFASLLYMLPMSMAFTLTIAVGYEIGGKRLVDAKSYTKIGMGLSVAMGLVACVIIYVLREPVSLLYTVDSEVAFYIQQFLIYSIFFQLSDAINTPIQGILRGYKDVNVPFILALVAFWGVGLPTGVVLANYTALGPYGYWVGLILGLAVCAACLAFRLLKIQRSFAVQLSNG